In Labilibaculum sp. DW002, one DNA window encodes the following:
- a CDS encoding adenylate/guanylate cyclase domain-containing protein — protein sequence MINISLKNKKIIKDFIFLNLVWIFAFYFFDFIQLSNFKEGNEVALDPLLQQIQGFNRFFSSIALGTLFSFINLYVQRNADRLRTKSYGYIIVTYSIVHIVLVFAAISLVASLSVFVFSGSLQRENLAGLIKFFQSKDLIRILIYTFLISISIFVVKLINEKLGKGVLWNLILGKYRQPKEDRLLFLFMDLKSSTTYAELLGHRKYSELIQDCFSDLTPAVSACHAKIYQYVGDEAVLSWKYADGIKQANCIRVFFHFKSILKTRSQYYLDTYGFVPEFKAGINGGRIMVAEVGYLKRSIAYHGDAINTAARIQGQCNSFERDILLSEKIVNDVQKTNQVNFIELEDIQLKGKKEKVKLFSIDQFKI from the coding sequence AGTCTTAAAAACAAAAAAATAATCAAAGATTTTATATTCTTAAACCTAGTATGGATCTTTGCTTTTTATTTTTTCGATTTCATTCAACTCTCTAATTTCAAAGAAGGAAATGAAGTCGCTCTCGACCCACTTCTTCAACAAATTCAAGGTTTTAACCGTTTTTTCAGCAGTATAGCACTTGGTACATTATTTAGTTTCATTAACCTATATGTACAACGCAATGCTGATCGACTGCGAACAAAATCATATGGCTATATCATTGTTACCTACTCTATTGTACACATCGTTTTAGTATTTGCGGCCATTTCGCTTGTTGCCTCATTATCTGTTTTTGTTTTTTCTGGATCCTTACAAAGGGAAAATTTGGCAGGCTTAATTAAGTTTTTCCAATCGAAAGATCTCATCCGTATATTAATATATACCTTCCTTATCAGCATTAGTATTTTTGTTGTAAAACTTATAAACGAGAAACTTGGCAAAGGTGTTTTATGGAATCTAATTCTGGGTAAATACCGCCAACCCAAAGAGGATCGCTTGCTCTTCCTTTTTATGGATTTGAAATCATCAACCACATATGCAGAACTCTTGGGACATAGAAAATACAGCGAGTTAATTCAAGATTGCTTTTCGGATTTGACGCCAGCCGTATCTGCCTGCCATGCTAAAATTTACCAATACGTTGGTGACGAAGCCGTTCTCTCTTGGAAATACGCCGATGGCATTAAACAGGCCAATTGCATTCGTGTCTTTTTTCATTTTAAATCCATACTCAAAACTCGCTCTCAATACTATTTGGATACTTATGGTTTTGTACCTGAATTTAAAGCAGGGATCAATGGGGGAAGAATTATGGTGGCCGAAGTAGGCTATCTAAAACGATCGATCGCCTACCATGGCGATGCTATAAATACAGCCGCCCGCATACAAGGACAATGCAATAGCTTCGAACGCGATATTCTACTTTCTGAAAAAATTGTAAACGATGTCCAAAAAACCAATCAAGTCAATTTCATTGAATTGGAGGACATTCAACTAAAGGGAAAGAAAGAAAAAGTAAAACTATTTAGTATCGATCAGTTTAAAATATAA
- a CDS encoding TlpA disulfide reductase family protein gives MKFKIQFILFGALLILGSKTSFSQEIKTFNFNELEPIFHYQNDTTYVINFWAMWCKPCVEELPEFEDIRKDYSDKKVKMILVSLDFGKNVSERISNFLKRKNINAEVVILDDPDANSWIGKVAENWDGAIPATVVYHKNNRKVFTRQVSYNELAKSIDQVSNQTN, from the coding sequence ATGAAATTTAAAATACAATTTATCCTGTTTGGAGCACTTCTTATACTAGGAAGTAAGACTTCTTTTAGTCAAGAAATCAAAACCTTCAATTTTAATGAATTGGAGCCCATCTTCCATTATCAAAATGACACTACTTACGTGATTAATTTTTGGGCAATGTGGTGCAAACCATGCGTTGAAGAACTTCCTGAATTTGAAGATATCCGTAAAGATTATTCTGATAAAAAAGTAAAAATGATACTTGTCAGTTTAGACTTTGGCAAAAATGTTAGTGAGCGCATATCTAACTTTTTAAAACGAAAGAATATCAATGCAGAAGTCGTTATTCTAGATGATCCAGATGCCAATAGTTGGATTGGTAAAGTTGCTGAAAATTGGGATGGTGCAATTCCAGCGACAGTAGTATACCATAAGAATAATAGAAAAGTTTTTACTCGCCAAGTATCCTATAATGAATTGGCGAAGTCTATTGATCAAGTTAGTAATCAAACAAATTAA
- a CDS encoding thioredoxin family protein, with protein MKKILLLGLVILASIGVNAQAYQIGDEAIDFKLKNVDGKHISLSDYEDAKGFIVIFTCNHCPYSVAYEDRIIEIDKKYKAKGFPVIAINPNDPELYPSDSFENMIIRSEEKGFTFPYIFDNTQEIYKTYGATKTPHVFILSNNSGKYKVEYIGAIDNNYKDAEQVTEHYINDAVDALLQNKKPKVTSTKAIGCSIKSK; from the coding sequence ATGAAGAAAATATTGCTTCTTGGCCTAGTTATATTGGCCAGTATCGGAGTTAATGCCCAAGCTTATCAGATAGGTGACGAGGCAATCGATTTTAAACTAAAAAACGTTGATGGAAAACACATCTCTTTATCAGATTATGAAGATGCTAAAGGTTTCATTGTAATTTTCACTTGTAATCATTGTCCCTACTCAGTAGCGTATGAAGATCGAATTATCGAAATCGACAAAAAATACAAAGCAAAAGGATTTCCAGTTATTGCCATCAACCCTAACGATCCGGAATTGTATCCTAGCGATTCTTTTGAGAACATGATTATTCGATCGGAAGAAAAAGGATTCACATTCCCTTATATTTTCGATAATACTCAGGAGATATACAAAACCTACGGTGCTACCAAAACACCACACGTATTCATTCTAAGCAATAATTCAGGAAAATATAAGGTAGAATACATTGGAGCAATAGATAACAACTACAAGGACGCCGAACAGGTAACAGAGCATTACATTAATGATGCAGTGGATGCATTATTACAAAATAAAAAACCAAAAGTAACAAGCACAAAAGCAATTGGCTGCTCAATTAAGTCAAAGTAA
- a CDS encoding LytR/AlgR family response regulator transcription factor, with protein sequence MKIVIIEDEWAAQEQIKSMLTELIKDLDIISIIDSVNDGIDFFKTNPTVDLILMDIHLSDGNSFEIFKHVKISAPIIFTTAYDQYAIQAFKHNSLDYLLKPISIEDLELAMDKYQETKPQIDQTLLESIYDSLNESKSAAYKNSFLIQKKDRLYPIDVESIAAFYVDSSLVKCHTFDNESHVIPYTMEDLEKTLNPSYFFRANRQYLLNRKAIKHLSIHFNGKLKVHCDINIPEAIIVSRLKSNELKKWLNS encoded by the coding sequence ATGAAAATCGTTATTATAGAAGATGAGTGGGCAGCTCAGGAACAAATTAAATCCATGTTAACCGAATTAATTAAGGATTTGGATATTATCAGTATAATAGATTCGGTAAACGATGGTATAGATTTTTTCAAGACAAACCCAACTGTCGATTTAATATTAATGGATATTCACTTAAGTGATGGAAATTCTTTCGAGATATTCAAACATGTTAAAATATCCGCTCCAATAATTTTCACTACAGCGTATGATCAATATGCAATTCAGGCTTTTAAACACAATAGTTTGGATTACCTATTGAAACCAATTAGTATTGAAGATCTAGAGCTAGCAATGGATAAATACCAAGAAACAAAACCTCAAATTGATCAAACTCTACTAGAGTCGATATATGATAGCCTCAATGAGTCAAAAAGTGCTGCATATAAAAATTCATTTTTAATTCAAAAAAAAGACAGACTTTATCCTATCGATGTTGAAAGCATAGCAGCCTTTTATGTTGACAGTAGTTTGGTTAAATGTCATACTTTTGATAATGAAAGTCATGTTATTCCCTACACAATGGAAGATTTGGAAAAGACATTAAATCCATCTTATTTTTTTCGTGCCAACAGACAATATTTGCTAAACAGAAAAGCAATTAAACATCTAAGTATACATTTTAATGGGAAGTTAAAGGTGCATTGTGATATAAATATTCCTGAAGCTATTATTGTTAGCAGATTAAAAAGTAATGAGCTTAAAAAATGGTTGAATAGCTAG
- a CDS encoding sensor histidine kinase gives MAFPLQHKKSKILLSVIGNICLYALFMVMCFLVRKSLFIVNENGVSAYYFGWTVVYVFSFVIYSAMNYQQESLLEQKEKELLQTEKLRSELNEIKGVINPHFLFNSLNTLSALIQLDKTHAGKFVTHLSRIYRYILSSRDKDLITIEEELSFTNDYIQLIKIRHKDNFNVEVKIEPSKKHYLIPPMAIQLLLENAEKHNIFSRSKPLLISIYLEDDLLVVSHYLKERINKVNSTGNGLSSLSKRCRILLKQELVIIKDDKFTVKVPIKAF, from the coding sequence TTGGCTTTTCCATTACAGCATAAAAAATCAAAAATCTTATTATCGGTAATAGGAAACATTTGCTTATATGCACTTTTTATGGTGATGTGTTTTTTAGTAAGAAAATCATTATTTATTGTCAATGAAAATGGCGTTTCAGCTTATTATTTTGGATGGACAGTGGTGTATGTTTTTAGTTTTGTTATTTACAGTGCAATGAATTATCAGCAAGAAAGTTTATTGGAGCAAAAAGAAAAAGAATTACTCCAAACTGAAAAGCTGCGAAGTGAATTGAACGAAATTAAAGGTGTAATTAATCCTCATTTTTTATTCAATTCATTAAATACGTTAAGTGCTTTAATTCAATTAGACAAAACTCATGCAGGGAAATTTGTGACACATCTTTCTCGAATTTATAGATATATTTTATCTAGTAGAGACAAGGATTTAATCACTATAGAGGAAGAATTATCATTTACAAATGATTATATACAATTGATAAAAATTAGACATAAGGATAATTTTAATGTTGAGGTTAAAATTGAGCCTTCTAAAAAGCATTATTTGATTCCTCCAATGGCTATTCAGCTTCTTCTAGAAAATGCAGAAAAACACAATATTTTTTCAAGAAGTAAGCCATTGCTTATTTCAATTTATCTTGAAGATGATTTATTAGTGGTTTCGCATTATTTGAAAGAGCGAATAAATAAAGTAAATAGCACTGGCAATGGACTTTCAAGTCTTTCAAAAAGGTGTAGGATTTTATTAAAACAAGAACTGGTTATTATTAAGGACGATAAGTTTACTGTTAAAGTACCTATTAAAGCATTTTAG
- a CDS encoding NAD(P)-dependent alcohol dehydrogenase encodes MKAVVMTRYGEPEVLEITNLSRPKIKADQVLVEVYASSVNPVDWKIRKGTLKLFMRKKLPCVLGGDIAGRIAEVGKNVQFFRIGDEVFGKIDILKNGAYAEYVATSASHLALKPQKMSFIEAATLPLAGLTALQALRNMGKIRKGMSVLINGCSGGVGSFALQLVKAFGCKATGICSTKNVEFAKQLGADRVIDYTKEDFHLLQEDYDIFFDVIGNQEYFKVKHLLQRGGVFVTTLPSFNILLLGSIHNLVSSKKMKKIFVQESKEDLELLADFVDAGLLKTFIDKTYDINDIARAHEYSETGRVVGKLSLKISE; translated from the coding sequence ATGAAGGCAGTGGTGATGACAAGATATGGAGAACCTGAGGTTTTGGAAATAACCAATCTTTCTCGACCTAAAATTAAGGCAGATCAGGTATTGGTAGAAGTATATGCTTCTTCAGTCAATCCGGTAGATTGGAAAATCCGTAAAGGTACATTGAAGCTATTCATGAGAAAGAAGCTGCCATGTGTGCTTGGAGGGGATATTGCTGGTCGAATTGCTGAAGTTGGTAAGAATGTTCAGTTTTTTCGTATTGGCGATGAGGTTTTTGGTAAAATTGATATTCTTAAAAATGGTGCATATGCCGAGTATGTTGCCACTTCCGCTAGTCATTTAGCCTTAAAACCACAGAAAATGAGTTTCATAGAGGCTGCAACCTTGCCATTGGCGGGCTTAACAGCTTTACAGGCACTTCGAAATATGGGGAAAATCCGTAAAGGAATGAGTGTGCTGATTAACGGTTGTTCGGGGGGAGTTGGTTCTTTTGCATTGCAGTTGGTGAAAGCATTTGGCTGCAAGGCAACTGGCATTTGTAGTACAAAAAATGTTGAGTTTGCAAAGCAGCTTGGCGCTGATAGAGTAATTGATTATACCAAGGAAGATTTTCATTTACTACAAGAAGATTATGATATCTTTTTTGATGTGATTGGAAATCAGGAATATTTTAAAGTAAAGCACCTACTGCAGCGTGGAGGAGTTTTCGTAACTACCTTACCATCATTTAATATTCTTCTGCTTGGATCTATACACAATTTGGTAAGCTCGAAAAAAATGAAGAAGATATTTGTTCAGGAGAGTAAAGAAGATTTGGAGTTATTAGCTGATTTTGTTGATGCAGGTCTTTTAAAAACTTTTATTGATAAAACATATGATATTAACGATATAGCTAGAGCACATGAATATAGTGAAACGGGCAGGGTAGTTGGTAAACTATCGCTCAAAATTAGCGAATAA
- a CDS encoding nitroreductase family protein: MTEKIHELIDTRWSPRAFSDQEIEEEKVVKLFEAASYAPSCFNEQPWRFIYATKEYAERYEQLLSCLVEFNQMWVKTAPMIILTLVSKKFAQNGKVNHHAAHDLGLAIGNMSAQATSMDLYMHQMAGFSVEKAREMFEIPDDFDVLTMIAVGYIGNPDVLPENIREMESNKRERKPLNKILFDGDWEDMK; encoded by the coding sequence ATGACCGAGAAAATTCATGAGTTAATTGACACCAGATGGAGTCCAAGAGCTTTTTCTGATCAAGAAATTGAGGAAGAGAAAGTTGTTAAATTATTCGAAGCAGCATCTTATGCACCTTCATGTTTTAACGAACAACCCTGGCGATTTATTTACGCCACAAAGGAATATGCTGAACGATACGAACAACTTTTGTCTTGTTTGGTAGAATTTAATCAGATGTGGGTGAAAACGGCTCCAATGATTATCTTGACTTTAGTTTCTAAAAAGTTTGCTCAAAATGGTAAAGTAAATCATCATGCTGCTCATGATCTTGGTTTGGCAATTGGAAATATGTCTGCCCAAGCAACAAGCATGGATCTTTACATGCATCAAATGGCTGGCTTTAGTGTCGAAAAGGCAAGGGAAATGTTCGAAATTCCTGATGATTTTGATGTACTAACCATGATTGCAGTTGGTTATATCGGCAATCCTGATGTTTTGCCAGAAAATATTCGAGAAATGGAATCCAATAAAAGGGAACGAAAGCCATTGAACAAGATTCTTTTTGATGGTGATTGGGAAGATATGAAGTAA
- a CDS encoding metallophosphoesterase codes for MKASVFLLIPLLLFMLLVDIYTYRGVKPLIARINNALARQSLTILFWGISVFIFAAFSIFMFGIKHVKQSESYIYVGYLVAGFSLFYIPKFVFILFVLLQDIQGAIARTIRWFRERKKKSVPQFNSKRKMERSEFLYQMGLMLAAIPFASILYGVTKGKFKFRIMQESLSFPNLPKAFQGFRIVQISDMHLGSFNKNYEKIEKAIELINEQEPDIILFTGDLVNNFAEETEGWAPVLNKMNARMGKFSILGNHDYGDYSHWPSAEAKAKNLQDIKNFHADMGFKLLLNESETISINGDEIALIGVENWGKPPFPQHGDLDLAMKDNEKLPFKLLMSHDPSHWDEKVLDTDIDLTFAGHTHGMQFGIERAGIKWSPVQYKYPRWGGLYNKGKQFLYVNRGFGYIGFPGRIGMPPEITLVELT; via the coding sequence ATGAAAGCAAGTGTTTTTCTATTGATTCCTCTGTTACTATTTATGCTTTTGGTAGATATTTATACTTACCGCGGTGTAAAACCTCTGATTGCCAGAATTAACAATGCACTGGCAAGACAATCATTAACCATACTGTTCTGGGGAATTTCGGTTTTTATTTTTGCAGCTTTTAGCATTTTCATGTTTGGAATAAAACATGTTAAACAATCCGAATCTTACATATATGTTGGATACCTAGTTGCTGGTTTTTCATTGTTCTACATTCCAAAGTTTGTATTTATACTTTTCGTTCTATTACAGGATATTCAAGGGGCGATAGCGAGAACCATTCGTTGGTTCAGGGAGAGAAAGAAAAAGAGTGTACCACAGTTTAATTCGAAGAGAAAAATGGAGCGTTCCGAATTTTTATATCAAATGGGTTTAATGCTTGCAGCTATACCCTTCGCCTCTATTCTTTATGGTGTAACAAAAGGTAAATTTAAGTTCCGCATCATGCAGGAAAGCTTAAGTTTTCCAAACCTGCCAAAGGCCTTTCAGGGGTTTAGGATTGTTCAGATATCTGACATGCATCTGGGAAGTTTTAATAAGAATTACGAAAAAATAGAAAAAGCAATTGAATTAATTAACGAGCAAGAACCTGATATTATTCTTTTTACTGGTGACCTGGTAAATAATTTTGCTGAGGAGACCGAAGGCTGGGCACCGGTTTTGAATAAGATGAATGCCAGAATGGGGAAATTTTCCATATTGGGGAATCACGATTACGGTGATTATTCCCATTGGCCATCAGCTGAAGCCAAAGCCAAAAATTTACAGGACATTAAAAATTTCCATGCCGATATGGGTTTCAAATTGCTGTTAAATGAGAGCGAAACCATCAGCATAAATGGTGATGAAATCGCTTTAATTGGTGTTGAGAATTGGGGTAAACCACCTTTCCCTCAACATGGCGATTTAGATTTAGCAATGAAGGATAATGAGAAGCTACCATTCAAATTATTAATGAGTCACGATCCCTCACATTGGGATGAAAAAGTTCTGGACACCGATATCGATCTTACATTTGCCGGTCATACACATGGTATGCAATTCGGTATTGAACGTGCCGGCATCAAATGGAGCCCTGTGCAATACAAATACCCGCGTTGGGGAGGTTTATACAATAAGGGGAAGCAATTTCTATATGTAAATCGTGGCTTTGGTTATATTGGTTTCCCGGGAAGAATTGGTATGCCACCTGAGATTACTTTGGTTGAATTGACTTAA
- a CDS encoding LytR/AlgR family response regulator transcription factor has protein sequence MRKIKCLLLDDEPIAIRIIERHLESFPEMEIIGRFNFAPSAMSFLRSNEVDLIFSDIEMPQINGLQFLKSLQHPPAVIFTTAYRNYAVEAFDLDVVDYLMKPISLERMARAINRYHDRQKEAISKVINSQDTEEVINLKVDKKIVRLGLEKISYFESYGDYAICRYDGGKCISRETMAHLMEILPKDKFIRIHRQFIVPLAKIESISGNTVSLSDKELPVGRSYRKDLKERMKL, from the coding sequence ATGCGAAAGATAAAATGTTTGTTGCTAGATGATGAGCCAATTGCTATTCGAATTATTGAACGACACTTGGAAAGTTTTCCTGAAATGGAAATTATAGGGCGTTTTAATTTTGCACCATCAGCTATGAGTTTTTTAAGAAGCAATGAGGTTGATCTTATTTTTTCGGATATAGAAATGCCGCAGATAAACGGATTACAGTTTTTAAAATCATTACAGCATCCGCCAGCAGTAATATTTACTACAGCATATCGAAACTATGCTGTTGAGGCTTTTGATTTAGATGTTGTTGATTATCTGATGAAACCAATATCACTGGAAAGAATGGCTCGCGCAATTAATCGTTATCATGATAGACAGAAAGAGGCGATCAGTAAAGTGATCAATAGCCAGGATACAGAGGAAGTAATTAATTTGAAGGTCGATAAAAAGATAGTTCGCTTAGGATTAGAAAAAATAAGCTACTTCGAAAGTTATGGTGATTATGCCATTTGCAGATACGATGGAGGTAAATGTATCAGTCGTGAAACGATGGCTCATTTAATGGAGATACTCCCTAAGGATAAATTCATTCGTATTCACCGTCAGTTTATTGTCCCTTTAGCAAAAATTGAATCCATATCTGGCAACACAGTTTCTCTTTCTGATAAAGAATTACCTGTTGGACGCTCTTATCGTAAAGATTTGAAAGAACGAATGAAATTGTAA
- a CDS encoding sensor histidine kinase: MAFLFISVFFGLYSQDYYNALIFCLCFVPLAYVSTRLLNNFLIPRYLLTKRYFRFGLYLFYLMCLSLSIETLIIAGLYVLIWNYSLAGIDPATMDVRFLIVGLYFVILVGVAYRQLQRSLKEQRLREQQDKVKVETELRLKEAELSLLKAQVNPHFLFNSLNSIYGLSLEKSEETPRMIMLLSDILDYTLYGCNTEFVSLAKEIELIENYATIQKGRFADTIDLNMDLSKGKELNILIAPLLFLPLVENCFKHSSRKENEESEITIRMTTDTDLVFTVKNPTGLRIQDHKNGGIGLENLKKRLDLIYPQKHQLTTKEQDNYFEVELRLMVLNDNVCER; the protein is encoded by the coding sequence ATGGCCTTTTTATTCATTTCGGTTTTCTTTGGCTTGTATAGTCAAGATTATTACAATGCATTAATTTTTTGTCTTTGTTTTGTGCCGCTTGCCTATGTGAGTACACGTCTTCTTAACAATTTTCTGATTCCCAGATATTTACTAACCAAACGTTATTTTCGTTTTGGTTTGTATTTGTTTTACCTGATGTGCTTATCGCTTAGTATTGAAACCTTAATTATTGCAGGCCTTTATGTTTTAATATGGAACTATTCCCTGGCGGGAATTGATCCTGCAACTATGGATGTGCGTTTTTTAATCGTAGGCTTATATTTTGTAATCTTGGTTGGGGTAGCCTACCGTCAGCTTCAACGAAGCCTAAAAGAACAAAGGCTGAGAGAACAACAAGATAAGGTAAAGGTAGAAACTGAATTGCGTTTAAAAGAAGCAGAGTTAAGTCTTTTAAAGGCACAAGTTAATCCGCATTTTTTGTTTAACTCTTTAAATAGTATATATGGTTTAAGTCTGGAAAAATCGGAAGAAACACCTCGTATGATTATGCTGCTTTCGGATATTTTAGATTACACGCTTTATGGTTGCAATACCGAATTTGTGTCTCTTGCCAAGGAGATTGAATTAATAGAAAACTATGCAACCATACAAAAGGGAAGGTTTGCTGATACTATTGATTTGAATATGGATTTAAGTAAAGGGAAGGAACTAAATATATTAATTGCGCCTTTGTTGTTTCTTCCATTGGTTGAAAATTGCTTTAAGCATTCTTCCAGGAAAGAAAATGAGGAAAGTGAAATTACAATTCGAATGACTACAGATACCGATTTAGTATTTACAGTTAAAAACCCAACAGGATTAAGAATTCAAGATCATAAAAATGGAGGTATCGGTCTTGAGAATCTAAAGAAAAGACTGGATTTAATTTATCCTCAGAAGCATCAGTTAACGACTAAGGAACAGGATAATTATTTTGAAGTTGAATTGCGATTGATGGTCTTAAACGACAATGTATGCGAAAGATAA
- a CDS encoding PPK2 family polyphosphate kinase, which translates to MNINKYKVEQKISLGNIATFEEIDDAKKKLKHIRREISELQDIMYAHGKYSMLICLQGMDTSGKDSLVREVFKDVNARGVVVHSFKKPTSAELKHDFLWRHYIALPERGKIGVFNRTHYENVLVTRVHPNYILGEKIPSVTNINVLNDEFYHKRMQRIVNFEEHIAESGTIVLKFFLHLSKNEQKKRLLRRLNLKAKNWKFSSDDLKERKLWNSYQECYEDAINNTSKDFAPWYIVPADDKATTRLIVAQTILQTLQTYKDISEPSLDKETLANLDEFKKQLEND; encoded by the coding sequence ATGAATATCAACAAATATAAAGTCGAACAAAAAATAAGCTTAGGAAATATCGCCACTTTCGAAGAAATTGATGATGCTAAGAAAAAACTTAAGCATATCCGAAGAGAGATAAGCGAGTTACAAGACATCATGTATGCACATGGGAAATATAGCATGCTTATTTGTTTGCAAGGCATGGACACATCTGGAAAGGATAGTTTAGTGCGTGAGGTTTTTAAAGATGTAAATGCAAGAGGTGTTGTGGTACATAGTTTTAAAAAACCTACTTCTGCTGAATTAAAGCATGATTTTTTATGGCGGCATTACATTGCCTTACCCGAAAGAGGTAAGATTGGTGTATTTAATCGCACACATTACGAAAATGTTTTAGTGACAAGAGTTCATCCAAATTATATTCTTGGAGAAAAAATACCTTCAGTAACTAATATTAATGTTTTGAATGATGAATTCTATCACAAACGCATGCAGCGCATTGTTAATTTTGAAGAACACATTGCTGAGAGTGGAACAATTGTATTAAAATTCTTCTTACACCTCTCTAAAAATGAACAAAAGAAAAGGTTGTTGCGAAGATTAAACTTGAAAGCAAAAAACTGGAAGTTTTCAAGCGATGATTTAAAAGAACGTAAGTTGTGGAATTCATATCAAGAATGTTACGAGGATGCAATTAATAACACTTCTAAAGATTTTGCTCCTTGGTATATTGTTCCTGCAGACGATAAAGCTACTACCCGATTAATTGTTGCACAAACAATACTTCAAACTTTACAAACTTATAAGGATATAAGTGAACCAAGCCTCGATAAGGAAACGCTGGCAAACTTAGATGAGTTTAAAAAGCAACTTGAAAATGATTAA
- the map gene encoding type I methionyl aminopeptidase: MSKILIKTPEQIEGIRKSAQLAGNTLKYISNFVEQGVSTQYLDELIEKYIRDNGAIPAPLNYHGFPKSCCISLNDVICHGIPNEKTILKNGDILNIDVTTILDGYYGDTSTMFTIGDVSEQALRLVEDTEHALYLGIEQVRPGNYFGNIGFMIGRYAKGKKYSVVYEFCGHGVGVEFHEAPQVEHIAARNSGPKMKEGMIFTIEPMINLGKARAVVDEKDGWTARTIDQKLSAQFEHTILITKDGYEILSDVGNYEIFR; the protein is encoded by the coding sequence ATGAGTAAAATCCTTATCAAAACACCAGAACAAATTGAGGGTATTCGCAAAAGTGCTCAACTAGCTGGTAATACACTAAAATACATTAGCAATTTCGTTGAACAAGGTGTTAGCACCCAATATCTTGATGAGCTAATCGAAAAATACATTAGAGATAATGGAGCCATTCCTGCTCCTTTAAATTATCATGGTTTTCCAAAATCGTGTTGCATTTCTTTAAACGATGTAATATGCCATGGTATTCCCAATGAAAAAACCATCTTAAAAAATGGTGACATTCTAAACATAGATGTAACAACTATTTTAGATGGATATTATGGTGATACTAGTACCATGTTTACTATTGGCGATGTAAGTGAACAAGCATTGAGATTAGTAGAAGATACCGAGCATGCCTTGTACTTGGGAATTGAGCAGGTTAGACCTGGCAACTACTTTGGAAATATCGGTTTTATGATTGGCCGATATGCAAAAGGAAAAAAATACAGTGTTGTTTATGAATTTTGTGGTCATGGTGTTGGGGTTGAATTTCACGAAGCTCCACAAGTAGAGCACATTGCTGCTCGAAACTCAGGCCCAAAAATGAAAGAAGGTATGATTTTCACTATTGAACCGATGATTAACCTTGGAAAAGCAAGAGCCGTTGTTGATGAAAAAGATGGTTGGACAGCTCGTACTATAGATCAAAAATTATCAGCTCAATTCGAACACACAATTCTAATTACGAAAGATGGGTATGAAATTCTTTCGGATGTTGGCAATTACGAAATCTTCCGATAA